One genomic region from Magallana gigas chromosome 3, xbMagGiga1.1, whole genome shotgun sequence encodes:
- the LOC105324833 gene encoding protein brambleberry, producing MKLLLCVIIIALQLRESGCIIGSIKHWLFGDHHQNVVDKALSESGAKFEVVSTDEKFLKFANELNDMSPLDACYHIVVYSLKKKCGDLTEEDLGKLAVQLLNCQSEAENRPTFQCTADMTIAECTKNMDGPTWNAYQIVGNRARAMCYATQQDQFRRLTEMAVHELVAAADDQLENLKQMMKGQELLHSLTSETVQKLFDSQMELLGNHQQLKLAHDTIMSNVESNMKNLHQEKSLIATGNKQLAEMVENIKKKLDLTAENMATQERKQQENYKNIIEDLGQIHIKAQDALKKLDESSAQLLRNHKEMTKFYLEMYLNVNKINSSVSELMDTVLTMQKDLEKKISWFSHILGSSEDKLAVMMSWGQHLMFFLFIIIMSVYLQIPRLSRLAIIAALTANAVAELKFGQSIGFRHVLGFIVTVVTANVMYHIWRPKSYYRREQYMAIGDADPGARSSPLSADEIQTLQHLLQRVQNSVPEGNDGGGSGNQFNQNQATRARPDSSTMLEEDENIRRFLDDNLDATETFRPETPLPSTSGFGRSFSRSSTPSRSSTTSVRCHGLTRTGTPCRLSAAPGRDFCHRHK from the exons ATGAAACTGTTGCTGTGTGTTATCATCATTGCGCTGCAGTTAAGAGAATCGGGGTGTATCATAGGCTCCATCAAGCATTGGCTGTTCGGCGATCATCACCAAAATGTGGTTGACAAAGCGCTCAGCGAAAGTGGCGCTAAGTTCGAAGTCGTGTCAACTGATGAAAAGTTCTTAAAGTTTGCAAATGAACTGAACGACATGTCGCCCCTCGATGCCTGCTATCATATC GTTGTTTACAGTTTAAAGAAGAAGTGTGGTGATTTGACAGAGGAAGATTTAGGGAAATTAGCTGTTCAGCTTTTAAACTGTCAGTCAGAAGCTGAAAACCGACCAACTTTTCAGTGTACAGCAGATATG ACAATTGCAGAATGTACCAAAAATATGGATGGGCCAACTTGGAACGCATACCAGATTGTGGGGAACCGAGCACGAGCGATGTGTTACGCCACACAGCAGGACCAGTTCCGCAGACTAACTGAAATGGCAGTCCATGAACTGGTGGCTGCTGCTGATGACCAGCTGGAAAACTTAAAGCAAATGATG AAAGGACAGGAGTTGCTGCACTCTTTGACCTCAGAGACAGTTCAGAAATTGTTCGATAGTCAGATGGAGTTACTGGGAAATCACCAGCAGCTGAAACTAGCCCACGACACCATCATGTCCAACGTGGAGAGCAATATGAAGAACCTTCATCAGGAGAAATCTCTGATAGCCACAGGAAATAAACAGCTTGCCGAAATGGTGGAGAACATTAAGAAGAAACTAG ATTTAACTGCTGAGAATATGGCCACTCAGGAGAGGAAACAACAGGAGAATTATAAGAACATCATTGAGGATCTTGGTCAGATACACATAAAGGCACAGGATGCTCTAAAGAAACTAG ATGAGAGCTCGGCTCAGTTGTTACGTAACCATAAAGAGATGACCAAGTTCTATCTGGAGATGTACCTGAATGTGAACAAGATCAACTCCTCGGTCTCTGAACTGATGGACACAGTTCTCACAATGCAGAAAGACTTGGAGAAAAAAATCAGCTGGTTCTCTCATATCCTAGGCAGTTCAG AGGACAAGCTGGCAGTAATGATGTCCTGGGGACAGCACCTAATGTTCTTCCTGTTTATAATCATCATGTCTGTTTATCTACAAATTCCTCGCTTGTCGCGACTTGCCATTATAGCAGCGTTGACCGCCAATGCTGTGGCCGAGCTGAAGTTTGGACAGAGTATCGGCTTCAGACATGTCCTGGGCTTCATCGTGACTGTTGTCACAG ctAATGTGATGTATCACATTTGGCGTCCGAAGTCTTACTACAGAAGGGAGCAGTACATGGCCATTGGAGATGCCGACCCTGGTGCAAGGTCCTCTCCACTGTCTGCTGATGAAATACAAACATTGCAACACTTACTGCAAAGAGTCCAAAATTCAG TTCCAGAAGGCAATGATGGAGGAGGGTCAGGGAACCAATTTAATCAGAACCAAGCAACAAGAGCCAGGCCAGACTCCTCTACAATG TTAGAAGAAGATGAAAACATTCGGAGGTTTTTAGATGATAACTTGGATGCTACAGAAACGTTCCGACCAGAGACACCCCTTCCATCCACTTCAGGATTTGGAAGATCATTTTCAAG GTCATCGACCCCTTCAAGGTCAAGTACAACGAGCGTGCGCTGTCATGGCTTGACACGAACCGGAACTCCATGCCGACTGTCTGCAGCACCAGGACGGGACTTCTGTCACAGACACAAATAA